The sequence ATCCAATTTAGAAAATAAATGGGAAGCTTTATTAAGCCGAATAAAACTTTCGCCCGACACGCCTGAAGATTATAAAAAGATGTTTTACACAGGTTTGTATCATACCATGCTGGCTCCAGTTAACAGAACGGGCGAAAATCCTTTATGGACAAATGATGAACCTTATTATGATGATTTTTACTGTATTTGGGACACTTTTAGAAGTTCGAGCCCTATGATTACCTTAATTGATTCCAAACGTCAAGTCGAAATCGTAAATGCAATGCTTAACATTTATAAACGCGATGGATATATGCCAGAAGGCAGAAGCGGGAATGATAACGGCCGTACGCAAGGCGGGTCAAATGCAGAGGTTGTAGTAGCCGATGCTTTTGTCAAAAAACTAAAAGGAATCGATTATGAACTGGCATTAAAAGCCATGCTGAAAGATGCGACAGTGCCTCCAGGCGGAAATGAAGAAAAAGAAGGAAGAGGAGGCTTAATGGAATATCTGCGTCTGGGTTATGTGCCGTATAATGTACCTCGCGCAGGAAATATGACAATTGATTTTTCATACAATGATTATAATATTGCAACCGTAGCAAAAGGATTGGGGTACACGGATTTGTATAATCAATATATAAAGCAAGCAGACAGCTGGCAAAATTTATGGCGCTCAGATTATGAGAATAATGGCTCTAAAGGCTTTATTATGCCAAAAGATGCATCAGGAAATTGGCTGGACGATATTGTTTTTGGGGAATCAAAAATTCAGAAGCCAAGATTCAAATATACTCCAGTTATTATTGAGTCTCCTTGGTATGTTTGCCATTGGTGCGTGTTTTTTTATGAAGCAACTTCTTGGGAATATTCGTTTAGCATTCCTCATGATGTTCCTGAACTTGTTCGCAAATCGGGCGGAGAATTGGCATTTCAGAAAAGATTGGATACTTTTTTTGATTCAAAATTGTACAATGTTGCCAATGAACCTTCGTTTTTGACTCCTTGCTTGTATCATTGGATTGGAAAACCTTATTTGAGCAGCGACAGAATTCATGAAATCATCACAAACAATTTCAATACGTCGCATGAAGGTTTGCCAGGAAATGATGATTCTGGCGCAATGTCTTCTTGGTTGGCTTTTCACATGATGGGATTATATCCAAATGCTGGACAGCCTTACTATTTGTTGAATGCACCGTTTATTAAGGAAACTGCGATACAACTAGAAAACGGCAATCAATTCAAGATTACGGCTAGGAATATGAGCAAGAAAAACAAATACATAAAAACGGCATTCTTAAACGGAAAACCATACAATCAGGCTTGGATTACCCATGATGATATTATGAAAGGTGGCGAATTGATTTACGAAATGGATTCTAAACCTTCGGCTTGGGGAACGACTATTTTGCCACCAAAAAAATAAAAATATCCAGTACATGAAAAATATAATTTTAGCAATTCTTTTTTGCACCACCTATCAGTTTGGATTTTCACAAAATTACGTCCCGTCAATTAAAAACAATACCGAGTTAAGCTATGTTTGTAAGTTGCACGGACAAACAAGAACCTTGACGCTTTTAACAAAAACAACTAAAGACACTCTCGTTTTTGGTTTGGAAACAAAAGGCGTAAAAACCAATATTGTAACGAGTCAAAAAGCATTAAAGAAAGGCGATGCATTAAGTTTTAATCAAGGTGAATATTCGAATGTTTTAATCTTAAAGCCACATGAGACTTTCTTTATGATTTCTCAATCGGCTTATCAGGATTTGGTAAAAAATAAAAAGTTTGTTTATAACAACACGACTTATATTTTGGATGAAAAAAATGATAAAAGCAATGTTGATTTGGAAGGAAAATCAATTGATGCTTTTCATGTTGTTGCTCAGATAGATGAAACCGAAATGTGGATCATAAAAAATCCAGATTTCCCTTTAATCTGCAAAATGACCAAGAATCCATTAGGAATTAATTTCACACTAGTAAAAGTTACAGACAAATAATCTTTTGTCATTAACAAGAACCAATTGACCACTGGTTTTTTACAAAAAAACAATCAAACTATTATCTCAACCAACAAACAAGTTTATGAAGAATCAAATGAACCGTGGAGAATTTCTTCGACTTGGAAGTCTTTCATTAGCAGGCGTTTTAGTAAGTGATCTCGCCTTTGCAAATGACTTTTTTTC comes from Flavobacterium sp. KACC 22761 and encodes:
- a CDS encoding GH92 family glycosyl hydrolase, with product MKIMQYTKVILFLGISSFLTINAQSQVHKHVDPMIGSEGVGRVFIGPSCPYGMVKPSPDCTVNPNSGWLPLPKEVTGFSQVHVSGTGGGPKYGNILIMPFSGALNKLDQTSYRAEENVKLGYYETIFKENNIKTEITTAEKASFYKITYPKNATKDLKIDPGFFLGESPEPDGREAQQFVGSQIEIVSDHEVRGYSRIRGGWNNGRAYTVYFWAIFDQPIAKYVTWKDGKFYADQSSQFDSGKKTAALLSFGKDGKQELNIKIGISFLSELKAKNNIEVEIPHWDFNSVLSNLENKWEALLSRIKLSPDTPEDYKKMFYTGLYHTMLAPVNRTGENPLWTNDEPYYDDFYCIWDTFRSSSPMITLIDSKRQVEIVNAMLNIYKRDGYMPEGRSGNDNGRTQGGSNAEVVVADAFVKKLKGIDYELALKAMLKDATVPPGGNEEKEGRGGLMEYLRLGYVPYNVPRAGNMTIDFSYNDYNIATVAKGLGYTDLYNQYIKQADSWQNLWRSDYENNGSKGFIMPKDASGNWLDDIVFGESKIQKPRFKYTPVIIESPWYVCHWCVFFYEATSWEYSFSIPHDVPELVRKSGGELAFQKRLDTFFDSKLYNVANEPSFLTPCLYHWIGKPYLSSDRIHEIITNNFNTSHEGLPGNDDSGAMSSWLAFHMMGLYPNAGQPYYLLNAPFIKETAIQLENGNQFKITARNMSKKNKYIKTAFLNGKPYNQAWITHDDIMKGGELIYEMDSKPSAWGTTILPPKK